A genomic region of Dreissena polymorpha isolate Duluth1 chromosome 4, UMN_Dpol_1.0, whole genome shotgun sequence contains the following coding sequences:
- the LOC127876082 gene encoding uncharacterized protein LOC127876082 isoform X3, whose amino-acid sequence MLETLTHFFEQTKKQPIRLMTCTAYSREMMMSAYKAVKADLLPVDRAAIMYGEPKQTLRDRVLNKVKISSRWRKHSLFTHDEEELLVSHLEGLAQVGYGINRSQLNFLAGDLAVKLGRRLTDSKLSNTWYYAFLKRWVHRLKVKKPRGLSSTRAAAVTQENIDSYFRNLDAVLTKYSLKCKPHLIYNLDETGIQLEHRSSKVITGVSSSKTQAVTSPNTGTTTIIACVNAAGTALPPYYVFKGKRTNDELLKNAAVGANYAMSDSGWVNGEVLMKYLEEHFLKFVQRGSGDISQPILLIFDGHASHVSIDKVTWAREHNVILFVLPPHSSHALQPLDITCFGPFKSIFHNECHLFMAKQRGRVITKYDIADLSGKAYLKSMTPATIQSGFLKAGILPFDPTEVPAEMIVPSKSFPKTIPLFPIRTMKEALDEKSMETAPKAKPEKPKANEKETQDKKKKPKLGGKAITEDPTYLQLLEYQQQRAENNTKEKTKRSKQNLNISPQPSTSKGNIMDSDIESEIEDEDPAKNFCMCMKFSPPGLDQCDELVVVKWAQCTACGHWFHLRFCSQIRVVRRLSDFFCPHCAEREC is encoded by the exons ATGCTGGAAACATTAACTCACTTTTTCGAACAAACAAAG AAACAACCGATCAGACTGATGACATGCACGGCATATTCTAGGGAAATGATGATGAGTGCATACAAGGCAGTGAAAGCAGACCTTTTGCCAGTTGATAGAGCGGCAATCATGTATGGTGAGCCAAAACAAACTCTGAGGGACAGAGTCTTGAACAAAGTCAAGATCAGCTCAAGGTGGAGAAAACATTCATTATTCACCCATGATGAAGAAGAACTGCTAGTTAGCCATCTGGAAGGGTTGGCCCAGGTTGGGTATGGCATAAATCGCTCTCAGTTGAACTTTCTTGCAGGTGATTTGGCTGTGAAACTGGGAAGACGTTTAACTGACTCCAAACTAAGCAACACTTGGTATTATGCATTCTTGAAACGATGGGTACACAGGCTGAAAGTTAAAAAACCAAGGGGCCTTTCGTCGACACGAGCAGCCGCTGTCACACAGGAGAATATTGACAGCTACTTCAGGAATTTGGATGCTGTTCTAACCAAGTACTCACTGAAGTGTAAGCCACATCTGATATATAACCTGGATGAGACTGGCATTCAGCTAGAGCATCGATCATCAAAGGTCATCACAGGCGTTTCTTCAAGCAAAACTCAAGCTGTCACCTCTCCGAATACAGGCACCACAACCATTATAGCGTGCGTAAATGCGGCCGGAACAGCACTTCCCCCTTACTATGTGTTCAAGGGGAAACGGACAAATGATGAGCTTTTGAAAAATGCAGCAGTTGGCGCAAACTACGCCATGTCAGATTCTGGATGGGTAAACGGGGAGGTATTGATGAAGTACCTTGAAGAACACTTCCTGAAATTTGTTCAACGAGGATCAGGTGACATTTCCCAACCCATACTGCTCATATTTGATGGCCATGCTTCACATGTCTCCATTGACAAAGTCACCTGGGCAAGAGAGCATAATGTCATACTGTTTGTGCTACCCCCACACAGTTCTCATGCCCTCCAACCATTGGACATTACATGTTTTGGGCCGTTTAAGTCCATATTCCACAATGAATGCCATCTATTTATGGCTAAGCAGAGGGGAAGAGTCATTACAAAATATGACATAGCTGACTTGTCCGGGAAGGCATACTTAAAATCCATGACACCAGCAACAATCCAGTCTGGATTCCTGAAAGCGGGCATATTGCCATTTGATCCGACAGAAGTACCTGCTGAAATGATAGTGCCGTCTAAATCATTCCCCAAAACTATTCCATTATTTCCAATAAGAACCATGAAAGAGGCCCTAGATGAAAAATCAATGGAAACAGCTCCAAAAGCCAAACCTGAAAAACCAAAGGCTAATGAAAAAGAGACACAGGACAAAAAGAAGAAACCAAAACTGGGTGGAAAGGCCATTACAGAAGACCCTACATACTTGCAGCTGCTAGAATACCAACAACAGAGAGCAGAAAATAacacaaaagaaaaaacaaagaGATCAAAACAAAATTTGAACATATCACCCCAACCAAGCACAAGCAAAGGAAATATCATGGACTCTGACATTGAAAGCGAAATTGAAGACGAAGATCCGGCTAAAAACTTTTGTATGTGCATGAAGTTTTCACCGCCAGGATTGGATCAGTGTGATGAACTTGTGGTCGTCAAATGGGCCCAGTGCACAGCGTGTGGTCATTGGTTCCATCTGAGATTTTGTTCACAGATCCGAGTGGTGCGCCGGCTATCTGATTTTTTCTGTCCGCATTGTGCTGAAAGAGAGTGTTAA
- the LOC127876082 gene encoding uncharacterized protein LOC127876082 isoform X1 gives MLLNIRTIISTGLQRKGFSWKNCGQSSALVNIRSLSLSPDPLSLPGPFNVAAYFTVNRALNAPLKKQPIRLMTCTAYSREMMMSAYKAVKADLLPVDRAAIMYGEPKQTLRDRVLNKVKISSRWRKHSLFTHDEEELLVSHLEGLAQVGYGINRSQLNFLAGDLAVKLGRRLTDSKLSNTWYYAFLKRWVHRLKVKKPRGLSSTRAAAVTQENIDSYFRNLDAVLTKYSLKCKPHLIYNLDETGIQLEHRSSKVITGVSSSKTQAVTSPNTGTTTIIACVNAAGTALPPYYVFKGKRTNDELLKNAAVGANYAMSDSGWVNGEVLMKYLEEHFLKFVQRGSGDISQPILLIFDGHASHVSIDKVTWAREHNVILFVLPPHSSHALQPLDITCFGPFKSIFHNECHLFMAKQRGRVITKYDIADLSGKAYLKSMTPATIQSGFLKAGILPFDPTEVPAEMIVPSKSFPKTIPLFPIRTMKEALDEKSMETAPKAKPEKPKANEKETQDKKKKPKLGGKAITEDPTYLQLLEYQQQRAENNTKEKTKRSKQNLNISPQPSTSKGNIMDSDIESEIEDEDPAKNFCMCMKFSPPGLDQCDELVVVKWAQCTACGHWFHLRFCSQIRVVRRLSDFFCPHCAEREC, from the exons ATGCTTTTGAATATTCGTACAATCATATCAACTGGCCTACAAAGGAAAGGATTCTCCTGGAAGAATTGTGGTCAATCTTCAGCACTCGTGAACATCAGGTCGCTGTCACTGAGCCCCGACCCCCTGTCGTTGCCCGGACCATTCAATGTTGCAGCTTATTTTACAGTAAATCGCGCACTAAATGCTCCATTGAAA AAACAACCGATCAGACTGATGACATGCACGGCATATTCTAGGGAAATGATGATGAGTGCATACAAGGCAGTGAAAGCAGACCTTTTGCCAGTTGATAGAGCGGCAATCATGTATGGTGAGCCAAAACAAACTCTGAGGGACAGAGTCTTGAACAAAGTCAAGATCAGCTCAAGGTGGAGAAAACATTCATTATTCACCCATGATGAAGAAGAACTGCTAGTTAGCCATCTGGAAGGGTTGGCCCAGGTTGGGTATGGCATAAATCGCTCTCAGTTGAACTTTCTTGCAGGTGATTTGGCTGTGAAACTGGGAAGACGTTTAACTGACTCCAAACTAAGCAACACTTGGTATTATGCATTCTTGAAACGATGGGTACACAGGCTGAAAGTTAAAAAACCAAGGGGCCTTTCGTCGACACGAGCAGCCGCTGTCACACAGGAGAATATTGACAGCTACTTCAGGAATTTGGATGCTGTTCTAACCAAGTACTCACTGAAGTGTAAGCCACATCTGATATATAACCTGGATGAGACTGGCATTCAGCTAGAGCATCGATCATCAAAGGTCATCACAGGCGTTTCTTCAAGCAAAACTCAAGCTGTCACCTCTCCGAATACAGGCACCACAACCATTATAGCGTGCGTAAATGCGGCCGGAACAGCACTTCCCCCTTACTATGTGTTCAAGGGGAAACGGACAAATGATGAGCTTTTGAAAAATGCAGCAGTTGGCGCAAACTACGCCATGTCAGATTCTGGATGGGTAAACGGGGAGGTATTGATGAAGTACCTTGAAGAACACTTCCTGAAATTTGTTCAACGAGGATCAGGTGACATTTCCCAACCCATACTGCTCATATTTGATGGCCATGCTTCACATGTCTCCATTGACAAAGTCACCTGGGCAAGAGAGCATAATGTCATACTGTTTGTGCTACCCCCACACAGTTCTCATGCCCTCCAACCATTGGACATTACATGTTTTGGGCCGTTTAAGTCCATATTCCACAATGAATGCCATCTATTTATGGCTAAGCAGAGGGGAAGAGTCATTACAAAATATGACATAGCTGACTTGTCCGGGAAGGCATACTTAAAATCCATGACACCAGCAACAATCCAGTCTGGATTCCTGAAAGCGGGCATATTGCCATTTGATCCGACAGAAGTACCTGCTGAAATGATAGTGCCGTCTAAATCATTCCCCAAAACTATTCCATTATTTCCAATAAGAACCATGAAAGAGGCCCTAGATGAAAAATCAATGGAAACAGCTCCAAAAGCCAAACCTGAAAAACCAAAGGCTAATGAAAAAGAGACACAGGACAAAAAGAAGAAACCAAAACTGGGTGGAAAGGCCATTACAGAAGACCCTACATACTTGCAGCTGCTAGAATACCAACAACAGAGAGCAGAAAATAacacaaaagaaaaaacaaagaGATCAAAACAAAATTTGAACATATCACCCCAACCAAGCACAAGCAAAGGAAATATCATGGACTCTGACATTGAAAGCGAAATTGAAGACGAAGATCCGGCTAAAAACTTTTGTATGTGCATGAAGTTTTCACCGCCAGGATTGGATCAGTGTGATGAACTTGTGGTCGTCAAATGGGCCCAGTGCACAGCGTGTGGTCATTGGTTCCATCTGAGATTTTGTTCACAGATCCGAGTGGTGCGCCGGCTATCTGATTTTTTCTGTCCGCATTGTGCTGAAAGAGAGTGTTAA
- the LOC127876122 gene encoding uncharacterized protein LOC127876122 → MLNAVYIFTGKMDGCVFSVIVSALTIAFFSSIRTERAGATPYGAYSVHDDAFSWSLCNTTEVPIVMEMLIIKPNPYQYGQKINVSLVVNVTEDIPNIYPIEIDIKVMLRMGPEYYDICIFKESLCHVTDLCELVHRESGFKCPNSFQKNIYNFNGSIPVKHSNPAPTGRFNVTANISTNKRQLVCLNVQFCISHCDD, encoded by the exons ATGTTAAATGCAGTGTACATATTTACAGGCAAGATGGACGGCTGTGTGTTTTCTGTAATTGTGTCTGCATTGACAATAGCATTCTTTAGTTCGATTCGAACAGAG AGAGCTGGTGCTACGCCTTATGGTGCGTACTCAGTCCACGATGATGCGTTCTCGTGGTCCCTATGCAACACCACGGAAGTTCCGATTGTCATGGAAATGCTGATCATAAAGCCAAACCCATACCAGTATGGACAGAAAATAAACGTGAGCTTGGTGGTCAATGTGACAGAGGATATACCGAATATATATCCAATAGAG ATCGATATCAAAGTGATGTTGAGGATGGGTCCCGAGTATTATGATATTTGCATATTCAAGGAGTCTCTGTGTCACGTGACTGATCTATGTGAGCTGGTGCACAGGGAGTCGGGTTTCAAATGTCCAAACTCTTTTCAAAAG AACATCTACAACTTTAACGGGTCGATTCCGGTGAAGCATTCAAATCCCGCCCCAACAGGCCGATTTAACGTAACCGCCAACATTTCAACGAACAAACGACAGTTAGTTTGCCTCAACGTACAGTTTTGTATTAG TCATTGCGACGACTAG
- the LOC127876082 gene encoding uncharacterized protein LOC127876082 isoform X2 → MCSILAKYKYRCPDTLKKIGIKCSCPVAANTNNFGMTQFDVSSKRIPNGDYRIVIDSSMNKSQKQPIRLMTCTAYSREMMMSAYKAVKADLLPVDRAAIMYGEPKQTLRDRVLNKVKISSRWRKHSLFTHDEEELLVSHLEGLAQVGYGINRSQLNFLAGDLAVKLGRRLTDSKLSNTWYYAFLKRWVHRLKVKKPRGLSSTRAAAVTQENIDSYFRNLDAVLTKYSLKCKPHLIYNLDETGIQLEHRSSKVITGVSSSKTQAVTSPNTGTTTIIACVNAAGTALPPYYVFKGKRTNDELLKNAAVGANYAMSDSGWVNGEVLMKYLEEHFLKFVQRGSGDISQPILLIFDGHASHVSIDKVTWAREHNVILFVLPPHSSHALQPLDITCFGPFKSIFHNECHLFMAKQRGRVITKYDIADLSGKAYLKSMTPATIQSGFLKAGILPFDPTEVPAEMIVPSKSFPKTIPLFPIRTMKEALDEKSMETAPKAKPEKPKANEKETQDKKKKPKLGGKAITEDPTYLQLLEYQQQRAENNTKEKTKRSKQNLNISPQPSTSKGNIMDSDIESEIEDEDPAKNFCMCMKFSPPGLDQCDELVVVKWAQCTACGHWFHLRFCSQIRVVRRLSDFFCPHCAEREC, encoded by the exons ATGTGTTCCATTTTGGCAAAATACAAGTATCGGTGTCCCGATACACTTAAGAAGATTGGGATCAAATGCTCGTGTCCAGTTGCAGCG AACACAAACAACTTTGGGATGACACAGTTTGATGTATCGTCTAAACGCATCCCCAATGGAGACTATCGCATCGttattgatagttcaatgaataagTCTCAG AAACAACCGATCAGACTGATGACATGCACGGCATATTCTAGGGAAATGATGATGAGTGCATACAAGGCAGTGAAAGCAGACCTTTTGCCAGTTGATAGAGCGGCAATCATGTATGGTGAGCCAAAACAAACTCTGAGGGACAGAGTCTTGAACAAAGTCAAGATCAGCTCAAGGTGGAGAAAACATTCATTATTCACCCATGATGAAGAAGAACTGCTAGTTAGCCATCTGGAAGGGTTGGCCCAGGTTGGGTATGGCATAAATCGCTCTCAGTTGAACTTTCTTGCAGGTGATTTGGCTGTGAAACTGGGAAGACGTTTAACTGACTCCAAACTAAGCAACACTTGGTATTATGCATTCTTGAAACGATGGGTACACAGGCTGAAAGTTAAAAAACCAAGGGGCCTTTCGTCGACACGAGCAGCCGCTGTCACACAGGAGAATATTGACAGCTACTTCAGGAATTTGGATGCTGTTCTAACCAAGTACTCACTGAAGTGTAAGCCACATCTGATATATAACCTGGATGAGACTGGCATTCAGCTAGAGCATCGATCATCAAAGGTCATCACAGGCGTTTCTTCAAGCAAAACTCAAGCTGTCACCTCTCCGAATACAGGCACCACAACCATTATAGCGTGCGTAAATGCGGCCGGAACAGCACTTCCCCCTTACTATGTGTTCAAGGGGAAACGGACAAATGATGAGCTTTTGAAAAATGCAGCAGTTGGCGCAAACTACGCCATGTCAGATTCTGGATGGGTAAACGGGGAGGTATTGATGAAGTACCTTGAAGAACACTTCCTGAAATTTGTTCAACGAGGATCAGGTGACATTTCCCAACCCATACTGCTCATATTTGATGGCCATGCTTCACATGTCTCCATTGACAAAGTCACCTGGGCAAGAGAGCATAATGTCATACTGTTTGTGCTACCCCCACACAGTTCTCATGCCCTCCAACCATTGGACATTACATGTTTTGGGCCGTTTAAGTCCATATTCCACAATGAATGCCATCTATTTATGGCTAAGCAGAGGGGAAGAGTCATTACAAAATATGACATAGCTGACTTGTCCGGGAAGGCATACTTAAAATCCATGACACCAGCAACAATCCAGTCTGGATTCCTGAAAGCGGGCATATTGCCATTTGATCCGACAGAAGTACCTGCTGAAATGATAGTGCCGTCTAAATCATTCCCCAAAACTATTCCATTATTTCCAATAAGAACCATGAAAGAGGCCCTAGATGAAAAATCAATGGAAACAGCTCCAAAAGCCAAACCTGAAAAACCAAAGGCTAATGAAAAAGAGACACAGGACAAAAAGAAGAAACCAAAACTGGGTGGAAAGGCCATTACAGAAGACCCTACATACTTGCAGCTGCTAGAATACCAACAACAGAGAGCAGAAAATAacacaaaagaaaaaacaaagaGATCAAAACAAAATTTGAACATATCACCCCAACCAAGCACAAGCAAAGGAAATATCATGGACTCTGACATTGAAAGCGAAATTGAAGACGAAGATCCGGCTAAAAACTTTTGTATGTGCATGAAGTTTTCACCGCCAGGATTGGATCAGTGTGATGAACTTGTGGTCGTCAAATGGGCCCAGTGCACAGCGTGTGGTCATTGGTTCCATCTGAGATTTTGTTCACAGATCCGAGTGGTGCGCCGGCTATCTGATTTTTTCTGTCCGCATTGTGCTGAAAGAGAGTGTTAA
- the LOC127876117 gene encoding uncharacterized protein LOC127876117, with protein MAGFSFWKFCVHFWIACCIPVRSRQSQHDWVKTNMSSFENCNRTEAVVYGYNLTVSPSPIILHPDIHDNTVPPIIRVQGHVIVTRKIPSHESGTFELLNSFILSADNTTTELCQILPLDFCHVTDVCHILSEWMKLTFCPILFDNGSGPKGWNCKCLFEQGTYIMPRGAFPVNVFFPFRLHADFNIIAKIKENGVPLGCGSFKFSVRKATDPEVFNVT; from the exons ATGGCTGGATTCTCATTTTGGAAGTTCTGTGTACACTTTTGGATCGCATGCTGTATTCCGGTTAGAAGCCGTCAGAGTCAGCATGACTGG gTTAAAACCAATATGTCGTCGTTTGAAAACTGCAACAGGACTGAAGCTGTTGTATACGGTTATAACCTAACCGTTTCACCCAGCCCTATTATTCTTCATCCGGACATACATGACAACACCGTTCCACCAATTATCAGAGTGCAGGGTCATGTTATCGTGACGAGAAAAATACCTTCCCATGAAAGCGGAACATTTGAG CTCCTGAACTCGTTCATTTTGTCAGCAGACAACACAACCACTGAACTCTGTCAGATCCTACCACTTGACTTCTGTCACGTGACAGACGTATGTCATATTCTTAGCGAATGGATGAAGTTAACATTCTGTCCCATCTTGTTCGACAACGGCAGCGGTCCTAAGGGATGGAATTGCAAATGCCTGTTCGAACAG GGGACGTACATAATGCCGCGAGGAGCATTTCCAGTAAACGTATTTTTTCCATTTCGACTACATGCGGATTTCAATATCATAGCGAAGATCAAAGAAAATGGAGTACCATTGGGATGCGGCTCATTCAAATTTTCAGTGCG GAAAGCGACTGATCCCGAAGTTTTCAATGTCACGTAG
- the LOC127876121 gene encoding ganglioside GM2 activator-like isoform X1, whose amino-acid sequence MATFLWFKACFSILVLKCVDMQNSLAQVRKSSFENCNKTEAVLVGNNLTFSPNPLVLHPDIDYNIGPTITFYGRMTVLRKMPSHDNERIEFLNSFVLSADNTTTELCQILPLDFCHVADVCKILSDRFSHIPFCPILFHNGTTPTPWNCLCPFQPGTYIMPNLQYMVNDFIIPFRLRADFKVIVKIKENGVPVGCFSFEFLVRKRVEDLNGT is encoded by the exons atggctACATTCTTATGGTTTAAAGCTTGTTTTAGTATTCTGGTATTAAAGTGTGTTGACATGCAGAACAGCTTG GCTCAAGTCAGGAAATCGTCGTTTGAAAACTGCAATAAAACCGAGGCCGTGTTGGTCGGTAATAATCTGACATTTTCTCCAAACCCGCTCGTACTTCACCCGGATATTGACTACAATATCGGCCCGACAATCACTTTCTACGGACGGATGACAGTTTTGAGGAAAATGCCATCTCACGACAACGAACGGATTGAG TTCCTGAACTCTTTCGTGCTGTCGGCTGACAACACCACCACAGAACTATGTCAGATCCTACCCCTAGACTTCTGTCACGTGGCTGACGTGTGTAAGATACTCAGCGATAGGTTTTCGCATATACCGTTTTGTCCAATCCTGTTCCACAACGGCACTACACCAACACCATGGAACTGCCTCTGCCCTTTCCAACCA GGAACATACATTATGCCGAATCTACAATACATGGTGAACGATTTTATTATACCTTTCCGCCTACGTGCAGACTTCAAGGTCATTgtgaaaatcaaagaaaatggcGTACCCGTTGGCTGTTTTTCATTCGAATTCTTAGTAAG GAAACGAGTTGAAGACTTAAACGGTACCTAG
- the LOC127876112 gene encoding uncharacterized protein LOC127876112 gives MWRRLMILIILILIQVIGLDSCQLVSSSKEDNFRFSNCNNTDVPIYFKNITVRPDPLVILTEQWPINVTFDILVMKNITRMETINAKSEVLRERNHAAATGGGPQLPEMSQTSQAVASLFANTASFHGIVDDADTLIADTPPSPSFLGLPMLDIIAAMDIPDPFGVAETVQDNTSRTKEKTTATSVPSTSTTESSDTSRKRTLKDAQLEALERQAEMCRAGADCFRKVARLADLLIAKLDKQ, from the exons ATGTGGCGCCGTCTTATGATATTGATAATTCTGATCCTTATACAAGTCATAGGATTAGACTCCTGTCAG CTGGTGTCCAGTTCGAAAGAGGACAACTTCCGGTTTAGCAACTGCAATAACACTGATGTTCCCATTTACTTCAAGAACATCACCGTCAGACCGGATCCCTTGGTGATATTAACAGAGCAGTGGCCCATTAACGTAACGTTCGATATCCTCGTCATGAAGAACATCACTCGTATGGAG acaaTAAACGCGAAATCAGAGGTTTTAAGGGAGCGGAACCATGCTGCCGCTACGGGGGGAGGACCGCAATTGCCAGAGATGTCACAAACCTCGCAGGCGGTGGCGAGTCTCTTCGCCAACACGGCCTCGTTCCATGGCATCGTGGACGATGCAGATACCCTCATCG CGGATACTCCTCCATCGCCGAGTTTCCTGGGTCTGCCCATGCTTGATATTATTGCCGCCATGGACATCCCAGATCCCTTCGGTGTGGCGGAAACCGTTCAAGACA ATACGTCGAGAACCAAGGAAAAAACTACCG CAACATCTGTTCCATCCACATCAACAACAGAGTCAAGTGATACTAGCAGAAAGAG GACACTAAAAGATGCCCAATTAGAAGCCCTGGAAAGACAGGCAGAGATGTGTAGGGCGGGAGCAGACTGCTTCAGGAAAGTGGCTAGACTAGCAGACTTGCTTATAGCAAAACTAGATAAACAATGA